The proteins below come from a single Bryobacter aggregatus MPL3 genomic window:
- the cimA gene encoding citramalate synthase: MRILTFDTTLRDGTQGENVSYSVDDKLSIAMKLDDLGIDYIEGGWPGSNPKDKEFFARAKGLKLHHARMTAFGSTRLARNPVEKDASVNALVEAETPAVAIFGKSWDLHVHRALGITEDENLKLISETVAYLKKFGREVIYDAEHWFDGFKANPSYALQTLEAAAKAGADALVLCDTNGGTLPHQLAEIVLEVRKRFDKIVGIHCHNDSDVAVANTLAAVECGATHVQGCMNGYGERCGNANLASVIANLELKLGHTTIGVEKLGQLTQVCRYLAELANLPLANNQPYVGKSAFAHKGGVHVSAILKDSSTYEHIDPKATGNRQRVLLSDLSGRGNIIYKLEERGLGEKLSPEARRELLERIKDLEYEGYDLEAAEGTFELLVREALRPSAHLFDVTNYEVATRSTPSGKSATTASVIIKMMDGETLSASALGDGPVNSLDLSLRQCLSHRYPEIAQVRLTDYKVRVLDSKPGTASKVRVLVEWSDFKRSWATVGVSENIIEASFKAMCDALRLELMRLHDSTEDLDAALKDYSWGV; this comes from the coding sequence ATGAGAATCCTTACCTTCGATACGACCCTCCGTGACGGGACCCAAGGGGAAAACGTCAGCTACAGTGTGGACGACAAGCTCTCGATTGCGATGAAACTCGACGATCTGGGCATTGACTACATTGAGGGCGGATGGCCGGGTTCGAACCCGAAGGATAAGGAATTCTTCGCGCGCGCCAAAGGCCTCAAGCTGCATCATGCACGTATGACGGCCTTTGGTTCGACGCGATTGGCCCGCAACCCCGTTGAGAAGGATGCCAGCGTGAATGCGCTTGTCGAGGCAGAGACTCCCGCTGTCGCCATCTTTGGCAAGAGCTGGGATCTGCATGTGCACCGTGCGCTGGGTATCACTGAGGATGAGAATCTCAAGCTGATCAGCGAAACGGTTGCTTACCTGAAGAAGTTTGGCCGTGAAGTGATTTACGACGCCGAACACTGGTTTGACGGGTTCAAGGCGAACCCGAGCTATGCGCTCCAGACGCTGGAGGCCGCAGCAAAGGCAGGCGCCGATGCGCTGGTGCTTTGCGATACGAACGGTGGCACGCTGCCGCATCAGTTGGCTGAGATTGTGCTCGAGGTGCGCAAGCGTTTTGACAAGATTGTCGGCATCCATTGCCACAATGATTCCGATGTCGCCGTGGCCAATACGCTCGCGGCGGTGGAATGCGGCGCAACTCATGTGCAGGGTTGCATGAATGGCTATGGCGAACGCTGCGGCAATGCGAATCTGGCCAGCGTGATCGCCAATTTGGAATTGAAGCTGGGTCATACCACGATCGGTGTCGAGAAGTTGGGACAGCTGACGCAGGTGTGCCGTTATCTGGCGGAGCTTGCGAATCTGCCGCTTGCCAACAACCAACCCTATGTCGGCAAGAGCGCCTTTGCTCATAAGGGCGGCGTGCATGTCAGCGCGATCCTGAAGGATTCCTCCACCTACGAACACATTGACCCGAAGGCAACTGGCAATCGCCAGCGTGTGCTGCTCAGCGATCTGAGCGGTCGCGGCAATATCATCTACAAGCTCGAAGAGCGTGGGCTTGGCGAGAAGCTTTCGCCAGAGGCGCGCCGGGAACTGCTCGAGCGCATCAAGGATCTGGAGTACGAAGGTTACGACTTGGAGGCTGCTGAAGGCACCTTCGAGTTGCTGGTGCGGGAAGCCCTGCGTCCGAGTGCGCATCTGTTCGATGTGACGAACTATGAAGTGGCGACGCGTTCGACGCCCTCTGGCAAGTCGGCAACGACGGCGAGCGTCATCATCAAGATGATGGATGGCGAGACGTTGTCCGCCTCTGCTTTGGGAGACGGCCCGGTGAATTCGCTTGACCTGTCGCTGCGGCAGTGCCTGAGCCACCGCTATCCGGAGATCGCACAGGTTCGCCTCACCGATTACAAGGTGCGTGTACTCGATTCGAAACCGGGAACGGCCTCGAAGGTACGTGTGCTGGTGGAGTGGAGCGACTTCAAGCGCAGCTGGGCCACCGTGGGTGTCAGCGAGAACATCATCGAAGCGAGTTTCAAAGCGATGTGCGACGCGCTGCGGCTTGAACTGATGCGCCTGCATGACTCGACCGAAGACCTCGATGCCGCGCTGAAGGACTATAGCTGGGGCGTCTGA
- a CDS encoding sugar phosphate isomerase/epimerase family protein, which produces MDRRSFLAAAAATTLAQGATKPVVGLELYSVRNELAKDLPGTLSAVAKMGYEGVEFFGPYADWKPEYAKEVKKQLDDLGMPCLSAHTGVKYFTPPELARVIELNVILGSKYMIMSSAGRVTDIDGWKGIATTLNAAAEQLRKIGKGTGFHNHAVEWKAIGGVRPMDVLAAETAKDVVLQLDVGTAIESNVDPVDWIKKNPGRIKSMHMKDWKSGMATPHEGYRVLLGDGDAKWKDIVAAARAKGGVEHLLVEQEGSALPPLETAKKCLENYKRIVG; this is translated from the coding sequence ATGGATCGTAGAAGTTTTCTTGCGGCAGCAGCCGCCACCACTCTTGCACAGGGCGCGACAAAACCAGTTGTTGGCCTCGAACTCTACAGCGTACGCAATGAACTGGCCAAGGACCTGCCTGGCACCCTCAGCGCTGTGGCGAAGATGGGCTATGAAGGAGTAGAGTTCTTCGGCCCCTATGCAGACTGGAAGCCCGAGTATGCCAAAGAAGTCAAGAAGCAGCTCGATGATCTCGGGATGCCCTGCTTGTCGGCCCACACGGGAGTCAAGTACTTTACGCCGCCCGAACTTGCTCGCGTCATCGAACTGAACGTCATTCTGGGCAGCAAGTACATGATCATGTCCAGCGCTGGCCGTGTCACCGACATCGACGGCTGGAAGGGGATCGCCACCACCTTGAACGCCGCGGCCGAACAGCTTCGGAAGATCGGCAAGGGAACCGGCTTCCACAACCATGCCGTGGAATGGAAGGCCATTGGCGGCGTTCGCCCGATGGATGTATTGGCGGCAGAGACTGCCAAGGACGTCGTATTGCAACTCGACGTCGGTACCGCCATTGAGTCCAACGTCGATCCTGTCGATTGGATCAAGAAGAATCCTGGCCGCATCAAGAGCATGCACATGAAGGATTGGAAGAGCGGCATGGCTACGCCCCATGAAGGCTACCGTGTCCTGCTTGGGGACGGCGATGCAAAGTGGAAAGACATCGTGGCTGCCGCCCGCGCCAAGGGTGGAGTGGAACATCTTCTGGTCGAGCAGGAAGGCAGTGCGCTGCCACCCCTCGAAACCGCTAAGAAGTGCCTCGAGAATTATAAGCGCATCGTTGGCTAG
- the queA gene encoding tRNA preQ1(34) S-adenosylmethionine ribosyltransferase-isomerase QueA, producing the protein MTFHFDLPNELIARQPLPERSASRMLVLDRATQSFTDDVFANFPKYLRPGDCLVLNNTRVIPARLFGVRPGHTGKIEIFLLRHLGEQRWRALVRPGKKLRVGQEVLLSENLKATIVEHLEMGERILQLSGCDDVEAELNRIGHMPLPPYIDRPDEASDRERYQTVFSKHVGAAAAPTAGLHFTPEILAAAAVPVAEVTLHVGLGTFQPLSEESLRTGKLHREFYEISPESSAILKAAQRRVAIGTTSARTIETTMDAGSGETDIFIRPGYQFQAVGALLTNFHLPDSSLIMLVAAFAGHDLTMRAYAHAIATRYRFFSYGDCMLIL; encoded by the coding sequence GTGACCTTTCATTTCGACCTACCCAATGAGCTGATTGCCCGCCAACCGCTGCCGGAGCGCTCCGCGTCCCGCATGCTGGTTCTAGACCGGGCGACACAGAGCTTTACTGACGACGTTTTCGCAAATTTCCCTAAGTACCTGCGACCCGGCGATTGCCTGGTGCTCAATAACACCCGCGTCATTCCGGCGCGCTTATTTGGCGTGCGGCCTGGACATACCGGTAAGATCGAGATTTTTCTGCTGCGGCATCTGGGCGAACAGCGCTGGCGCGCCCTTGTCCGCCCTGGGAAGAAATTGCGAGTGGGCCAGGAGGTGCTGCTTTCCGAGAATCTGAAGGCCACGATTGTCGAACACCTGGAGATGGGAGAACGGATTCTGCAGCTCTCGGGTTGTGACGATGTCGAAGCGGAATTGAACCGCATCGGCCACATGCCGCTCCCCCCCTACATCGATCGCCCGGATGAGGCGTCTGATCGCGAGCGCTACCAGACCGTCTTCTCGAAGCATGTCGGCGCAGCCGCCGCCCCCACGGCCGGGCTCCACTTTACGCCCGAAATCCTGGCCGCCGCAGCCGTTCCTGTCGCCGAGGTGACGCTCCATGTCGGCCTCGGCACCTTCCAGCCCTTGAGCGAAGAAAGCCTCCGCACGGGCAAGCTGCATCGCGAATTCTACGAGATCTCGCCGGAGTCCTCCGCTATCCTGAAGGCGGCTCAGCGCCGGGTGGCGATTGGCACTACCAGCGCCCGCACCATCGAAACCACGATGGACGCAGGCTCTGGCGAAACCGATATCTTCATTCGTCCGGGTTACCAGTTCCAGGCCGTGGGCGCACTGTTGACAAACTTTCACCTGCCCGATTCGAGCCTCATCATGCTGGTCGCAGCCTTTGCCGGCCATGACCTCACGATGCGCGCTTACGCCCATGCGATCGCCACACGCTATCGCTTCTTCAGCTATGGCGACTGTATGTTAATTCTTTAG
- the tsaD gene encoding tRNA (adenosine(37)-N6)-threonylcarbamoyltransferase complex transferase subunit TsaD — protein sequence MRILGIESSCDETAAAVVEDGKTILSSSVASQMDVHQKYGGVVPELASREHVRAIVPVVREALGELEIDAIAVTQGPGLLGSLLVGVTYAKALAMAKGLPLIGVHHLEGHIEAALLGVELEYPALALVASGGHTHLFECLSPGAYRLEGKTRDDAAGEAYDKVAKLLGFGYPGGPVLDALAQHGNPRAVRFTSPRMKGNDSDFSFSGLKTAMLRWTEARDVSAAIATRKGLRNASIEDWLQLTDQETLDVIASFQHTVIEELLNRAGKAAERIGAKALVISGGVAANRGLRRAVELRKWPMPVYFPATKWSTDNGVMIALAGYARWKRGGISDLSLQPKANLPLQG from the coding sequence TTGAGAATCCTTGGCATTGAATCTTCCTGCGACGAGACAGCAGCCGCAGTGGTCGAAGATGGCAAAACGATCCTGTCTTCCAGCGTAGCGTCCCAGATGGACGTTCACCAAAAGTATGGCGGCGTTGTTCCGGAATTGGCCAGCCGCGAGCACGTGCGCGCCATCGTTCCTGTCGTGCGTGAGGCGCTTGGGGAGCTTGAGATTGACGCGATCGCGGTGACGCAGGGTCCAGGCCTTCTCGGGAGCCTTCTGGTGGGCGTCACCTATGCGAAAGCCCTCGCGATGGCCAAGGGATTGCCGCTCATTGGCGTGCACCATCTCGAAGGCCATATCGAGGCTGCCTTGCTGGGCGTGGAGCTCGAGTATCCTGCCTTGGCGCTGGTGGCCAGCGGCGGTCATACGCACCTTTTTGAGTGCCTGAGTCCGGGTGCGTACCGACTGGAGGGCAAGACGCGTGACGATGCCGCAGGCGAGGCTTACGATAAGGTCGCAAAGCTACTGGGTTTCGGTTATCCAGGAGGTCCTGTCCTCGACGCGCTGGCGCAGCATGGCAATCCCCGTGCGGTGCGCTTTACTTCGCCGCGGATGAAAGGCAATGATTCCGACTTCAGCTTTAGCGGCCTCAAGACGGCGATGCTGCGCTGGACGGAGGCCCGGGACGTCTCCGCCGCCATCGCAACCAGGAAGGGCTTACGGAACGCCTCCATTGAGGACTGGCTGCAGCTGACCGATCAGGAGACACTCGACGTCATTGCCAGCTTCCAGCACACCGTCATTGAGGAGTTGCTGAACCGGGCAGGGAAGGCCGCGGAACGCATCGGCGCCAAAGCCCTGGTGATCAGCGGCGGCGTGGCGGCGAATCGCGGCTTGCGGCGGGCCGTTGAACTCCGCAAGTGGCCGATGCCCGTTTACTTTCCAGCAACGAAATGGAGTACGGACAACGGCGTCATGATTGCGTTGGCTGGCTACGCACGCTGGAAGCGTGGGGGCATCTCTGACCTGTCCCTGCAACCCAAAGCCAACCTTCCGCTCCAAGGATGA
- a CDS encoding alpha/beta hydrolase, translating into METQEEIVDGGLLRRHIRFEGVPAWLLLPPRIEAKRAAVLCLHQTTKIGKDEPAGLGGKANLHYARELALRGFVTLAPDYPNFGEYTFDPYANGFVSATMKGIVNHMRAVSLLSHLSYVDAKKIAVCGHSLGGHNSLFAAAFDKRIRAVITSCGFTSFAKYYGGNLKGWSHKGYMPRMAEKTPETMPFDFKDVLAEISPRPIFVNAPLHDANFDALGVDDAVRDSKHPGIQVEHPDCEHDFPPAVRQQAYAWLERRLT; encoded by the coding sequence GTGGAAACGCAAGAGGAAATCGTGGATGGCGGCCTTCTCCGGCGGCACATTCGATTTGAAGGCGTGCCCGCCTGGTTGCTGCTTCCCCCGCGTATCGAAGCAAAGCGAGCGGCCGTACTCTGTCTGCACCAGACCACCAAAATCGGCAAGGATGAGCCGGCCGGGCTTGGCGGCAAAGCGAATCTCCACTATGCCCGCGAACTCGCACTGCGCGGCTTTGTGACGCTTGCGCCAGACTATCCGAACTTCGGCGAGTACACTTTCGATCCTTACGCGAATGGCTTCGTCAGCGCCACAATGAAAGGCATCGTCAATCACATGCGAGCCGTCAGTCTGCTCTCGCATTTGTCCTATGTCGATGCGAAGAAGATCGCCGTTTGCGGCCATTCGCTGGGAGGTCACAATTCGCTGTTTGCGGCGGCCTTCGACAAGCGGATTCGCGCCGTGATTACGAGCTGTGGCTTTACCAGCTTTGCCAAATACTATGGCGGCAATCTGAAGGGCTGGTCGCACAAAGGCTACATGCCCCGGATGGCGGAGAAAACACCGGAAACCATGCCCTTCGATTTCAAGGATGTCTTGGCCGAGATCTCTCCTCGCCCCATCTTTGTGAATGCGCCACTGCACGATGCGAACTTCGATGCCTTAGGCGTCGACGATGCGGTGCGCGATTCCAAACATCCCGGCATTCAGGTGGAACACCCCGATTGCGAGCATGACTTTCCGCCGGCAGTACGGCAACAAGCTTACGCGTGGCTCGAGCGGCGCTTGACTTGA
- a CDS encoding quinone oxidoreductase family protein — protein MKAILIHQTGGPEQLQLGETALPKLGPKQVLVKIAVSGVNFIDTYHRTGLYHQPTPFIPGMEAAGTIEALGEEVSGLQVGQRVAYAMNIGSYAEYAVIPAWQAVPVPDAVSLENAAAVMLQGMTAHYLSHSTWKLEAGQTCVVHACSGGVGLILTQLAKKIGAKVIGTTSAQPGSVKYELAQKAGADEIYSYENFKPKGVDVVYDGVGAATFQAGLNALRPRGMMVTFGNASGPVPDVSPLVLSQKGSLFLTRPTLAHYAATRDELLWRSGDLFRWIADGSLWLHIEKIYPMAEAAEAHRDLESRKTSGKLLLKN, from the coding sequence ATGAAAGCAATTTTGATTCATCAGACGGGTGGACCGGAGCAGTTGCAGCTTGGCGAAACTGCGCTTCCCAAACTGGGGCCGAAGCAGGTGCTGGTGAAGATCGCCGTCAGTGGCGTCAACTTCATCGACACTTACCATCGCACCGGTTTGTACCACCAGCCAACTCCTTTCATTCCCGGAATGGAAGCCGCTGGCACAATTGAGGCCTTGGGTGAAGAGGTCAGCGGTCTGCAGGTGGGGCAGCGGGTCGCCTACGCGATGAACATCGGTTCGTACGCGGAATATGCCGTGATCCCGGCCTGGCAGGCCGTACCGGTTCCCGATGCGGTGAGCCTGGAGAACGCGGCAGCCGTGATGTTGCAGGGAATGACGGCGCACTATCTCTCCCATTCGACGTGGAAGCTCGAAGCCGGGCAGACCTGCGTGGTCCACGCCTGCAGCGGCGGCGTCGGGTTGATCCTCACCCAGCTTGCGAAGAAGATTGGGGCGAAGGTGATCGGGACAACGAGTGCCCAGCCGGGATCGGTGAAGTACGAGTTGGCTCAGAAGGCAGGTGCAGACGAGATCTACAGTTACGAGAACTTTAAGCCCAAGGGGGTCGACGTCGTCTATGATGGCGTGGGCGCGGCCACCTTCCAGGCCGGTCTCAATGCCTTGCGTCCACGCGGGATGATGGTCACCTTCGGCAATGCGAGTGGTCCCGTACCGGATGTCAGCCCTCTGGTGTTGAGCCAGAAGGGGAGCCTGTTCCTCACCCGGCCCACGCTGGCTCACTACGCGGCAACTCGGGACGAGTTGCTTTGGCGCAGCGGCGATCTGTTCCGCTGGATCGCCGACGGGTCACTTTGGCTGCACATCGAGAAGATCTACCCAATGGCGGAGGCGGCCGAGGCGCATCGGGATCTCGAGAGCCGCAAGACCAGCGGCAAACTCCTGCTAAAGAATTAA